The DNA segment CAACGGGTAGACGCCGCGGCCCGCGGAAACTCATCGGCGGGGGCGTCCGGGCACCGGCGGGAGCGCGGGAGGACCGGCCCGGCGGGGCGCGAGGCGGCCCTACGGCGCGAGCCGTACCGCCGTCCGCTCCCGGGTCAGCCAGGCGTTCGCCGCCTCGACCCGGCCGCCCACCCGCAGCTTCGCGTAGGCGTGCTCCAGGTGCTTGTCGACGGTGCGCGGGCTGATCGCCAGCCGGCGGGCGATCTGCTGGTTCGTCAGGCCGCGGGCGAGCAGGGCGAGTACGGCGGACTCGCGGCGGGTGACGGGGGACGGCGGGGGCGGCGGGGAGAGCCGGTTGAGGACGCGGCTGAGCCGGGTGCGCAGCAGGGCGGCGGCCGCCACGTCGTCGTCGGAGAAGTCGCTGCCGCCGCGGCTGATGGCCACGCACACCTTCCGCGGCGTCCCGGCGGCGTAGCCCGCGGGGAACGACATCGCGAGCTGCTGCTCGGCGCCCAGCGGCCGGTAGACGTCGGCGTAGGCGGCGAGGGCGTGGAACTCGCCGCGGGTCTGCAGCGTCGAGCGGCGCATCGGGGTGCCGGGGCCGAGGGTGGTGTGGGCCACGAGGCAGTCGTCGGCCGCCTCGCGGGCGAACGCGTCCCGGATGTCCTCGGTCAGCAGCCCGGCGGGCAGGGTGAGCGGCCGGTCGGCACAGCCGGCGCGGGGGGACCAGACGATGCTGTCGCCGGGAACGGCGCCGAGCAGCAGCGGCAGCAGTGCCGGAACAAGGGTGTCCTCGTCGACGGCATCGATCAGGAGGTCCACGACGGCGAGGATCCGCCGCAGGCCGGCCTCCGCGGCCGCGCTCATACCTCCAGCGTGCCGAGGGGGCACAGGGCAGTCAAGCGAGGCCCACCCGGCCGGCCGGGGGAAGACCGGCCGGGCGCGTCAGGCGCTAACGCCCGACGGCATAGACGCGGTTGACGGGGCTCGTCGCGGCGAGACGCCAGTGGTGGAGTCCGGCCTCGTCGGCGATCCGCCGCATCGCCTCCTCACCCGCGTGGTTCCCCAGTGCCTGCGGACCGTGCTGGGCCAGTGCGGACGGCAGGCAGACGGCGACCGAGCCGGCGGTCAGCGCCCGGCCGACGGGGTTGGCGTTCTCCTGGGCGTTGGCCGAGGCGTTGGGCTCGACGAGCATGCAGGTGCCGCCGTCGGCCAGGGCCTGTTCGGCGTGGTGCAGGGCGCCGCCCGGATCGCCGATGTCGTGCAGGCAGTCGAAGAACGTGATCAGGTCGAAGTCCCGGCCCGGGAAGTCCTGGGCGCCGGCGACCCGGAAGCTGACCCGGTCGTCCACCCCCTGCTCGGCCGCGATGCCGCGGGCCGCCTCGATGGAGGGGCGGTGGAAGTCGAAGCCCTCGAAGCGCGACCGGGGGAAGGCCCGGGCCATGAGCGTCGTGGAGTAGCCGTAGCCGCATCCCACGTCCGCGACGCGCGCGCCGCGCTCCAGCTTCTCCACCACCCCGTCCAGCGCGGTCAGCCACTCCGGTACCAGCGCGGCCGAGTAGCCGGGGCGGAAGAACTTCGCGGTGCCGGCGAACAGCGCGGGACCGTGTTCCTCCCAGCCGATGCCCTCGCCCGTGCGGAAGGCGTCCATCAGGATGTCCTCGGTGGCGTAGATCGCTTGCAGCACGGTGGCGAAGCCCGCCGCGTACGTCGGCAGATCCGGGTCCGCCAGGACGGCGGCGTGCTCGTCGGGCAGCAGGTAGGTGTCGGTGTCGGGCGCGTAGCGCAGGTACTCGCCGGCGACCTGGGCGGCCAGCCATTCGCGGACGTAGCGTTCGACCAGCCCCGTACGGGCGGCGAGCTGCGCGGAGGTGAGCGGTCCCGCGCCGGCCATGGCCGCGTACAGGCCGAGCCGGTCGCCGAGCGAGGTGCACAGGCCGGCGACCGCGGCGCCGCTGTCGGCGATCACCCGCTCCAGGAACCGCTGCACCCGGTCCTCGTCCGGCCCGGACGCCGGGGTGGCACCGGCGGCGGTCGTCATGGCCCTCACCTCCTCGCCCCTCCACTGCACAGGACGGCCACCGCGCGCGCCATACGGGATTCGCCGTATACGTCGCCGCGGCGCCCCGGCCGAGACTGGGGGAGAGGAGGTGCCCTCATGCGCAAGAAGGTCGACTGCCGGGATTACCCGAGTGAGATGAACTGCACCCTCGTCATCGCGGGCGAGGAGGAGGAAGTCGTCCGCGCCGCCAGCGAGCACGCCGTATCCGTCCACGGCCACCAGGACAGCCCGGAGCTGCGGGAACAGATCAGGGCGTCGCTGAAGGACGAGGTTCCGCAGCACGCCTGAGGCGCGGCTGCGGCCCGCCGCCCCGGCCGGGGCGGCGGGGTCGCCGCGCCCGGATACGGTCGGGCTGCCGCTACGACCGGCGGCGGGGCTTGCCGCGCCGGCCGCCCTTGCCGCCCTGCCCGCCGCCGGAGGCGCCCCGCGGGCTCTTGCCGGCCGGCTTGCGGGCCGGCTTCCCGGCCGCGGGCATGCGCCGCGCGCCGCCCGCGTCCTGGCCCTTGCTCTTGGACTCCGCCGCGGTCGCTGCCGGGCGGCGCCCCCGTGAGCTGTTGACCGTCCGCCCGCGGACGATTCCGATGAAGTCCTCCACCAGGTCGGTGGTCGCCTCCTGCGGCCACGACAGCGCGACCCGGGAGGCGGGGGCGTCCACGACCGGGCGGTAGGTGAGGTCCCTGCGGTGGTGCAGACGGGCGAGGGACTGCGGGACGACGAGGACGCCCACGCCCGCCGCCACCAGTTCCACGGCGTCCGCCGTGGTGGCGGGCCGCTCGATCGCGGGCCGTCCCGGCCGGTGCTCCCAGTCGAGGGTGTCGTCGAGGGGGTGCAGCACGATCTCGTCGGCCAGCTCCTCGGCCGAGACCTCGTCGGCCGCCGTCACCAGGTGGTCCTTGGGGACCACGACCACGGTCGTCTCGGTGTAGAGGGGGATCGCGCTGAGGTCCGGCCCGTCGACCGGCAGCCGCACGAAGCCCGCGTCGGCGCCGCCGTCCCGCAGGACGCCGCACGCCTCGGCGGCGGACACCGCGACGAGGTGCAGGGGGACGTCCGGCAGTCGCTCGTTCCAGATCCGCACCCACTTCGCGGGCGTCACCCCGGGGACATACGCGAGACGGAACGAAGAGGATGCATCCGAGCCAGTCACCGGGACAGGTTACCGGTCGTGGTCGGAGCCCGTGCACACGATCGATACCCTTGACACCATGACGTCGCACCAGACCACCCAGACCATGAAGCCCGCGACCGCGGCGAAGAAGCTGGGTGTGTACCTCGAGGCCACCCCCGCCGAGTTCCAGGAGGGTGTCGTCTCGCGCACCGAGCTGAACGCCCTGCAGGCCGATCCGCCCCAGTGGCTGCAGGACCTGCGGCGCGACGGCCCGCACCCGCGGCCCGTGGTCGCCGCGAAGCTGGGCGTCTCCATCTCGGGCCTCGCCCGCGGCGGTGTCACCGAGCCCCTCACCACGGAGCAGATCGACGCGCTGAAGCAGGAGAGCCCCGAGTGGCTGCGGCAGGAGCGCGCCACCCAGGCCGAGGTCCGCAAGGAAGCCGTCCGCATCAAGGAGAAGAAGGCGGCGCGGGAGGAGCAGTCCCGGCAGTCGGGTTCCTGAGCAGCCTTCTCCCCCGGCCGCCCCGGCCGCACGGCGGCGCGGGGCGCGCTCAGGCGGCCGCCGGGGGAAGCAGATGATCGAGCCCCTCGGCGCAGTCCTCGGCGGCTTCGCCCGAGCGCGGCAGCATGACGCTCTCGTAGGCCCGTACGGCTTCGTCGACATCCGAGGCGGTGACCAGGGCGTGCGCCAGCTCGGCGCCGTCGAGCAGGGCGAGGTTGGCGCCCAGCCCGAGGGGCGGCATCAGGTGTGCGGCGTCGCCGAGCAGCGTGACGCCGGGGACGTGCTCCCAGGTGTGCGGGGCGGGCAGCGTGAACAGCGGCCGGTGGACGAAGCCCCCGTCGTTGTCCCGCAGGAATCCCAGCAGGCGCTCGTCCCAGCCGTCGAACAGCGTCAGCAGGTGGGCGCGCACGGCCGCCGTGTCACCGAGTTCGACGCCCGCCGCCCGGTGCCAGTCCTCCGGGGCGCGGAACGCCGCGTAGAGGCGGATGTGGCCGTTGCTGTTGCGCTGGGCGAACAGGACCCCGGCGCCGGCCCGCGCCACCATCGTGCCCGCGCCGACCAGCCGCGCGAGCCCGGCATGGCGGGTGTCGCAGTCGTCGAAACCGGCCTCCACGAAGACCACGCCGGTGTAGCCGGGCACGGCCTGTGAGAGGGCCGGGCGGACCCGCGACCAGGCGCCGTCGGCGCCCACCACCAGGTCGAACTCCTCGCTGCCGCCGTCGCCGAAGTGCAGGCGGGCGGTGCCGTCCCCGAGCGGGGTGACCCCACTGACGGCGCGGTCCCACCGCACGCTGCCCGCGGTGAGCGATTCCAGCAGCAGCCCGCGCAACTGACCCCGGTCGATCTCCGGGCGGTCCTCCTCGCCGTGGTCGTGCGGCGGCCCCTGCTGCGGCAGGACGGCGGCCGTGGCGGGGTCGAGCAGGCGCCACTCCTGGGCCTCGGGGCGGGACAGCGCGCGGAACCGGTCGAGCAGGCCCGCGGCGTGCAGGGCGCGCTGTCCGGTGCCGGCGTGCAGGTCGAGAGAGCCGCCCTGCGGGCGCGCGCCGGCGGCGGCCTCCCGTTCGAAGACGGTGACGGAGCGGCCGTGGCGCTGCAGCACGCGGGCGCAGGCGAGGCCGCCGAGGCCGGCGCCGACGATCGCGACACGGGGGTCACTGGCGGAGTGCATGGGGCGTTCCCCTCGGAAGGCGGGTGAGATGCCGGGAGGTCCGGCCCGACCAAGAAAGCACACTCACTAAATAAGCGCAATCACTAAACGTTTTCAGTGGGTGCACTTCGGGTACGGTGTGCCCGTGACCGAACCGACCGGGCGCCGTGAGCGCAAGAAGGCGCAGACCCGCAAGGCGCTGGCCGACGCCGCACTGGAGCTCTTCCTCGACCGCGGCTACGACCAGGTCTCCGTCAAGGACGTCGCGGAGGCCGCCGATGTGTCGGTGACCACCCTGTTCAAGCACTTCCCCGGCAAGGAGGCGCTGGTCTTCGACGAGGAGGACGACATCGAGGCGGCGCTCGTCGCCGCCGTGCGGGAGCGCGCCCCGGGGCAGTCGATCCCGCGGGCGCTGTGCGCGCACCTCCTGCGGACGCAGGACCTCGCCAAGGACCCGGGGTGGGCCCCGTTCCTGCGCATGGTCGAGGAGACCCCGGCGCTGCGCGACTACTCCCACCGCATGTGGATGCGCCACGAAACGGCCCTGGCGCGGGCCATCGCCGAGGAGACCGGCGCCCCCGAGGACGACGCCGCCTGCGCCGCCCTCGCCCGTTTCGCCCTGGAGACCCGCGGGCTCGTCCAGCGGCACACCGACCCGCGACGCGCCGTCGAAGCCGCCTTCGCCCTGCTCGAACACGGCTGGGCGGCCGCGCACCCCGGGGCCTGAGCCCGTCTCGCCATACTGAAGTCCTCGTCCGGGACAGTCAGGGGGCACATGGAAACCGGCAGGCCGAGTCGGACCGCGTGGCGGGCGGCGCACGCCCGTGCCCGTCACCAGGCCGATCCCCGGCGGGTCTTCGCCCCGCTGGACTTCGAACGCGGCACCCTCGACGGGGCCCTGGACGCGGCCGGGCTGGACCGCACCCGCGCGGCGTTCTTCATCTGGCTCGGCGTCACGCCCTACCTGACACGGGACGCAGTCCTGGCCACCCTGCGTGCCGTGGCCGCGCACCCCGCCCCCGTGCAAGTGGTGTTCGACTACTACCGCGAGTCGTCCGCGGCGATGGCGCCGGAGCTGCGCGCCGCGTACGAGGCCGCCACCCGGCAGGTGGCGGAACTCGGCGAACCCTGGCTCAGCCACTTCACCCCCGACGGCCTCGCCGGGGAGCTGCGCGCGATGGGGCTGGCCGACATCGAGGACCTCGCGGGCCCGGACCTGCTCGCCCGCTACCTCGGCGAACCCGCGCCCGCCGCCGACGCGTTCAGCGGTCAGGTGCTCCGCGCCGGGCGCACCGCAGACCGGCGGCCCTCACGCCCGTCCCGCCCGGCGCCGTCGCCGCCCCGGGGATGAGCCGCCGCCCCGGGGACGACGGGGCAGCAGCGGCAGGCGGGCGCCGGGCTCGCGCGCGAGGGCCGCCCCGCCGCCCCGCCCCTCACCAGGGCAGCGGGCCCGCCGCGTCGAAGAAGCCCGCGGTCGGTCCTTCGGGGCCCACCTGGGCCATGCGGACGATGATCTCGGCGCCCTCCTCGACGGTCTGCGTACCCGCGTGCCGGTTGAGGTCCGTCGCGGTGTAGCCGGGCTCCACCGCGTTGATCCGCATGGCGGGGAACGCCTTCGCGTACTGCACGGTGAGCATGTTGACCGCGGCCTTGGAAGCCGGATAGGCGACGCCCGGGTAGGCGTGGGCCGGGCTGTCCGGCGCGGTGACCCGTGACAGCGAGGCCAGCCCGCTGCTGACGTTGACCACGACCGGGGCGGCGGACCGCTGCAACAGCGGCAGGAACGCGTGCAGTACGCGCACCACCCCGAAGACGTTGGTCTCGAACAGCAGCCGCGTCTCGTCGGCGGTCAGCCGCGCGGCGTCGAGCACCCCGCCGTCCGGCGTCCGCCGTTCGATGCCGGCGTTGTTGACCAGCACGTCCAGGCCGCCGTCGGCCGCGAGGGTCTCGGCCGCCGCGTCGACGGAGTCGTCGTCGGTGACGTCGAGGCGGACGCTGCGCGCGCCCAGCTCCTCGGCGGCCCGGCGCCCGCGTGCGGCGTCCCGGCTGCCCACGTAGACGGTGTGGCCCGCCGCGACGAGCCGGCGGGCGGTCTCGAAGCCCAGCCCCTTGTTCGCTCCGGTGATCAGTGTGGTCGTCATGTCTCCAGGTTCCGCGCCCGGTCGCGGAACCGCGCGCGGGCGGCGACCCGCGCCGCCCGCGCGCGCCGCGCCCGCCCGCCCGCCGCCGGCCGTGCCCCGATGGATCACCCGCCGGGCGGAGCCGGGGCCGCTGGGTGAGGCTGGGCGGTGGAGGTGGGCCATGGAACAGGTGCGGGCGGACGTCTGCGTGGTGGGCGCCGGCTTCGCCGGACTCGCCGCCGCGCGACGACTGGCCCGGGCGGGCCACGAGGTGCTGGTGCTCGAAGCCAGGGACCGGGTGGGCGGCCGGGTGTGGAACCGGGAACTGCCCGACGGGACGGTGGTGTCGGCCGGCGGCACCTGGCTGGGCAAGGGCCAGCACCGGATGTTCCAACTCTGCGGGGAACTGGGCCTGGAGGTGTACCCCCAGTACGAGCGGGGCGATCACCTCCTGCGCCTGGACGGCGTCAACCACCGCTATCGCGGCGTCCTCCCCGCCACGGGCAAGGGGACGCTCCTCGCCCTCGGCCTGGCGCTGGCGCGGCTCCGTCTGATGACGCGGCGGCTGCCGGCGGACGCCCCGTGGCGGGCCCGCGACGCCCGGTCCTGGGACGCCCGGACGCTCGGGCAGTGGCTGGCCGACCCGCGCAACGTGCCCTCGGCCACCGCCCGCACCCTGCTCAGGTCGAGCATGCACCTGCTGTTCTGCGCCGACCCGGCGGAGGTGTCGCTGCTGGGCGCCCTCACCCTGGCCAGGGGCGGCGGCGGTTTCGGCTACTACACCGACTCCCGCCGGACCGAGTCCCACCTCGTCGACGGCGGAGCCCCCGAACTGGCGCGGCGCATGGCCGGGCAACTGGGCGGGCGGGTGCACCTGTCCAGCCCCGTGCACCGGATCGCCCACGACGGCACCGGCGCGACGGTCGTCCTCCTCGCTCACCGTGCGGGCGCAGCGCGTGATCGTGCCCGATGGAGGGCGCGGTGCGCTCCGGCGAGCGGGCCGCCCACGAGGTGCTGACCGCGCTGTCCCTCGGCCGCCGCGCCATCGGCGCGTAGCGCCCTGCGCCCGCGGGCCCGCAGGCCGCCGGACCGTCGAGGCGCAACCCGTCCGCCACGTCCGTCCGCCACGTCCGTCCGCCCTCACCGGCCCGCGCGTCCGACGGTGCTTTCGCCACCCTCGCCACCTCACCCTTGCCTCGCCGCCCTGCGGCCACCGACGCCCCTGCCGGGACAGCCGCCGGCGCTCGCCCGGTCCCGACGGGCCCGTGCCGCACGCCCGCCGTCGGCGCCCTGCACCGCGGCATCGGCCATGCGGAGCGGCCCGAGCGCCCGGCACGCCGCTGAAGCGGTCAAGTCACCGCGGGTGCGCGTCCCGCGCATACCGTGGCGCCATGGTGCGCGCCGGCGGTGCCCAGGGCGATCGGCCGCAGGGGCCTGCGACACCGGGGCGGCCCCTGGCCCCGCTGCTCGCGGTCTGTGCGGGCTACTTCATGGTCATCCTGGACGTGACCGTGATCAACGTCGCCGTTCCGGTGGTGGGACGGGAGCTGTCGGCCTCGCTCACCGGCATCCAGTGGATCACGGACGGCTACACGCTGGTCTTCGCCGGCCTGCTGCTCACCGGGGGAGCGCTGGGCGACCGGCTGGGCAACCGCCGGATCTTCTGCACCGGGGTGGTGGTGTTCACGGCCGCCTCGGTCGGCTGCGGACTGGCCCAGAGCGCCGGGGCCCTGGTGGCCGCCAGGCTGTGCGAAGGGCTCGGCGCGGCACTGATCGTGCCCGGCTCCCTCGCGCTGCTCCAACAGGCGTACCCCGCGCCCGCCGAGCGCTCCTGGGCCTTCGGCCTGTGGGGCTCGATGGCGGGCATCGCCGCCTCCGCGGGCCCCCTCCTGGGCGGCCTCCTGGTCACCACCGTGGGCTGGCGCTGGGTGTTCTTCATCAATGTGCCCGTCGGCTGCGTCTGCCTGCTGCTGACGCTGCGCCGGGTGGCCGCCTCGGCCCGGCGCGCGGACCGCCCCGTGGACTGGCCGGCCCAGTGCGCGCTGATCGTGCTGGTGGCCCTGCTGATCGCCGTCCTCAACGAGGCGGGACGCCGGGGCTGGACGGACCCGCTGATCGTCACGGGAGCCGTGCTGTGCCTGCCGGCCGCCGGCGCGTTCGTGCTGCGCGAGCGCCTGGCCCGCACCCCCGTACTGCCCCTGCGGCTGCTGCGCTCCCGCCCGATGGGCGGCGGCGCGGCCATCGGCCTGCTGTTCAACTTCGCCTTCTACGGCATGATCTTCACCGCCAGCCTCGACTTCCAGCACCAGCGCGGTCTGACCGCCCTGCGCACCGGGATCGCCCTCTTCCCCGCGGTGGTGATGACGATGTTCGCCTCGGTGCTGTCCGGACGCCTGGCCCGCCGCACCGGACACCGCCCGCTGGTGACCACGGGCATGCTGCTGGGCGCGGCGGGTCTGGCCGGCTGGGCGGCCGCCGGCCGGGACCCGGCCTACGCGCTGCTCGTGGCCCCGATGATGGCGGCGGGCTTCGGCACGTCCTTCGCCCTCACCGGTACGACCGCCACCGTGATGGCCGCCGCCCCGGACGCGTACTCCGGCACCGCCTCCGCCCTGTTCAACACCACCCGCCAGATCGGCAGCGCCGCGGGGGTCGCGCTGGGCGGCTCGCTGCTGGCCGCCACCGCCGACTTCGCCACCGGGCTGCGCACCAGCATGGCCGTCGGCGCCGCCGCCTACCTGACGGCCGCCGCCCTCGCCCTCTTCTGCATCCCCCGCGGGCCCTCCGTCCGGCTCGCCGACTGAGGGACGGCCGGCCGGGGTGGCGACCCGGGCCGGAGATCACCAGGTCTTGACCTGGCCGCCGTCGATCGTGAACTCGGCTCCCGTGATGTTGCCCGCGAGCGGGGAGGCGAGGAAGAGGGCCAGGTCGGCGACCTCGTGCGGTTCGGTGACCCGCCCGGTGGAGATGCCCATGGACTGTGGCACGACCACGTCGAGGGCCTCCTGCGCGGTGGTCCCGGCCTGGGCCGCCGTGAGGTCGGCGAAGCCGCCCGGAGCAGTCCAGAAGGGGGTGCGGACCGGCCCGGGGGCGATCGCGTTGACCCGGATGCCGCGCGGCGCGAACTCCTCGGACAGCGACTTTGTCAGGCTGCTGAGCGCCGCCTTGGCCGCGGAGTAGTCCACGACCATGGGGAACGGCAGACGCGCGTTGATGGAGCCGATGTTGAGGACTGCGCCCCCGCCCGCGTCCAGCAGGTGCACGAGCGCGGCGCGGCTGGCCCGGACCGCGCTGAACAGGGTCATGGTGAAGATGCGCTGCCACTCGGCGTCGTCGATGTCCAGGAAGCTCGTCCGGGGCGTCGCGGCCCCCAGCGCGTTGATGAGGATGTCGACCCTGCCGTGCCGGTCCACCGCCTGCCGGACGAGGGTGTCCGGGCCGTCGGCGGTGGACAGGTCGACCGGGACGGCGGTGACGCCGTGGTTCTCCCGGAGTTCTTCGAGTTCGGGGGTGACGCTCCGGCTGCCGGCCACGACGTGGGCGCCCTCCCGGGCGAACGCCTCGGCGAGGGCCAGACCGATGCCCTTGCTCGCTCCGGTGACGAGGGTGACCTTGCCCTGGAGTTGGAGGTCCATCATGGTCCTTTGCGTATCCGGTCGCCCCCTGTGCCGAGCGTAGGGGGAATCGCCGCCACCGGCTCGGCGGAGCGGCCGCCACCTGCCGCGTGGAGCACCGCCCGGACCCGCGCGACCTGTTCGCCCCGCTGGAGAACGGATGGGCCACCACCCCGCCGGCGACACCGGAGGACCGTCCCGCACGGGACGACCGAACCGGCCCGGGCGCCGCGTCGCACCGCCGGCCGGACTCCGCGTCGCGCCGGGGGCCTTCAGACGCGCGACCACCTCCGCCTGATGGGCTGCGGAGGTGGTCGCGAGATCGAGGTGCAGACGACACTTGGTTGCCGTCCCGGGTTCCGGGACGGCAACGACGTCGATGCGGACGGCGGCCGGGTCCGGCCGGACGAAGCCGCCGAGGGCTGCCACGTCGGTCACGCCGGGGGCCTCTGCACCCGGCCCGCCACAACATCCGGTCCGTCGCCGGACGGAGACCGGTGCTCAGAAGTCGTACGGCTTCTTGGTGCTCCAGTTCAGCACGTCGGCCTCGTTCCAGCTGAACTGCGGCTTGTCGCCCTTGAGGGAGACGGAGTAGGAGGGGCCGCTGCGGCCGTCCGCGCCGCGCAGCGCGAGGGCGAGCG comes from the Streptomyces angustmyceticus genome and includes:
- a CDS encoding SDR family NAD(P)-dependent oxidoreductase, which produces MTTTLITGANKGLGFETARRLVAAGHTVYVGSRDAARGRRAAEELGARSVRLDVTDDDSVDAAAETLAADGGLDVLVNNAGIERRTPDGGVLDAARLTADETRLLFETNVFGVVRVLHAFLPLLQRSAAPVVVNVSSGLASLSRVTAPDSPAHAYPGVAYPASKAAVNMLTVQYAKAFPAMRINAVEPGYTATDLNRHAGTQTVEEGAEIIVRMAQVGPEGPTAGFFDAAGPLPW
- a CDS encoding class I SAM-dependent methyltransferase, with translation METGRPSRTAWRAAHARARHQADPRRVFAPLDFERGTLDGALDAAGLDRTRAAFFIWLGVTPYLTRDAVLATLRAVAAHPAPVQVVFDYYRESSAAMAPELRAAYEAATRQVAELGEPWLSHFTPDGLAGELRAMGLADIEDLAGPDLLARYLGEPAPAADAFSGQVLRAGRTADRRPSRPSRPAPSPPRG
- a CDS encoding DUF1059 domain-containing protein, encoding MRKKVDCRDYPSEMNCTLVIAGEEEEVVRAASEHAVSVHGHQDSPELREQIRASLKDEVPQHA
- a CDS encoding DUF5997 family protein; this encodes MTSHQTTQTMKPATAAKKLGVYLEATPAEFQEGVVSRTELNALQADPPQWLQDLRRDGPHPRPVVAAKLGVSISGLARGGVTEPLTTEQIDALKQESPEWLRQERATQAEVRKEAVRIKEKKAAREEQSRQSGS
- a CDS encoding LysR substrate-binding domain-containing protein, translated to MTGSDASSSFRLAYVPGVTPAKWVRIWNERLPDVPLHLVAVSAAEACGVLRDGGADAGFVRLPVDGPDLSAIPLYTETTVVVVPKDHLVTAADEVSAEELADEIVLHPLDDTLDWEHRPGRPAIERPATTADAVELVAAGVGVLVVPQSLARLHHRRDLTYRPVVDAPASRVALSWPQEATTDLVEDFIGIVRGRTVNSSRGRRPAATAAESKSKGQDAGGARRMPAAGKPARKPAGKSPRGASGGGQGGKGGRRGKPRRRS
- a CDS encoding helix-turn-helix transcriptional regulator, whose protein sequence is MSAAAEAGLRRILAVVDLLIDAVDEDTLVPALLPLLLGAVPGDSIVWSPRAGCADRPLTLPAGLLTEDIRDAFAREAADDCLVAHTTLGPGTPMRRSTLQTRGEFHALAAYADVYRPLGAEQQLAMSFPAGYAAGTPRKVCVAISRGGSDFSDDDVAAAALLRTRLSRVLNRLSPPPPPSPVTRRESAVLALLARGLTNQQIARRLAISPRTVDKHLEHAYAKLRVGGRVEAANAWLTRERTAVRLAP
- a CDS encoding flavin monoamine oxidase family protein, with protein sequence MEQVRADVCVVGAGFAGLAAARRLARAGHEVLVLEARDRVGGRVWNRELPDGTVVSAGGTWLGKGQHRMFQLCGELGLEVYPQYERGDHLLRLDGVNHRYRGVLPATGKGTLLALGLALARLRLMTRRLPADAPWRARDARSWDARTLGQWLADPRNVPSATARTLLRSSMHLLFCADPAEVSLLGALTLARGGGGFGYYTDSRRTESHLVDGGAPELARRMAGQLGGRVHLSSPVHRIAHDGTGATVVLLAHRAGAARDRARWRARCAPASGPPTRC
- a CDS encoding class I SAM-dependent methyltransferase, giving the protein MTTAAGATPASGPDEDRVQRFLERVIADSGAAVAGLCTSLGDRLGLYAAMAGAGPLTSAQLAARTGLVERYVREWLAAQVAGEYLRYAPDTDTYLLPDEHAAVLADPDLPTYAAGFATVLQAIYATEDILMDAFRTGEGIGWEEHGPALFAGTAKFFRPGYSAALVPEWLTALDGVVEKLERGARVADVGCGYGYSTTLMARAFPRSRFEGFDFHRPSIEAARGIAAEQGVDDRVSFRVAGAQDFPGRDFDLITFFDCLHDIGDPGGALHHAEQALADGGTCMLVEPNASANAQENANPVGRALTAGSVAVCLPSALAQHGPQALGNHAGEEAMRRIADEAGLHHWRLAATSPVNRVYAVGR
- a CDS encoding MFS transporter, whose translation is MVRAGGAQGDRPQGPATPGRPLAPLLAVCAGYFMVILDVTVINVAVPVVGRELSASLTGIQWITDGYTLVFAGLLLTGGALGDRLGNRRIFCTGVVVFTAASVGCGLAQSAGALVAARLCEGLGAALIVPGSLALLQQAYPAPAERSWAFGLWGSMAGIAASAGPLLGGLLVTTVGWRWVFFINVPVGCVCLLLTLRRVAASARRADRPVDWPAQCALIVLVALLIAVLNEAGRRGWTDPLIVTGAVLCLPAAGAFVLRERLARTPVLPLRLLRSRPMGGGAAIGLLFNFAFYGMIFTASLDFQHQRGLTALRTGIALFPAVVMTMFASVLSGRLARRTGHRPLVTTGMLLGAAGLAGWAAAGRDPAYALLVAPMMAAGFGTSFALTGTTATVMAAAPDAYSGTASALFNTTRQIGSAAGVALGGSLLAATADFATGLRTSMAVGAAAYLTAAALALFCIPRGPSVRLAD
- a CDS encoding TetR/AcrR family transcriptional regulator; this translates as MTEPTGRRERKKAQTRKALADAALELFLDRGYDQVSVKDVAEAADVSVTTLFKHFPGKEALVFDEEDDIEAALVAAVRERAPGQSIPRALCAHLLRTQDLAKDPGWAPFLRMVEETPALRDYSHRMWMRHETALARAIAEETGAPEDDAACAALARFALETRGLVQRHTDPRRAVEAAFALLEHGWAAAHPGA
- a CDS encoding SDR family NAD(P)-dependent oxidoreductase encodes the protein MDLQLQGKVTLVTGASKGIGLALAEAFAREGAHVVAGSRSVTPELEELRENHGVTAVPVDLSTADGPDTLVRQAVDRHGRVDILINALGAATPRTSFLDIDDAEWQRIFTMTLFSAVRASRAALVHLLDAGGGAVLNIGSINARLPFPMVVDYSAAKAALSSLTKSLSEEFAPRGIRVNAIAPGPVRTPFWTAPGGFADLTAAQAGTTAQEALDVVVPQSMGISTGRVTEPHEVADLALFLASPLAGNITGAEFTIDGGQVKTW
- a CDS encoding FAD-dependent oxidoreductase; this translates as MHSASDPRVAIVGAGLGGLACARVLQRHGRSVTVFEREAAAGARPQGGSLDLHAGTGQRALHAAGLLDRFRALSRPEAQEWRLLDPATAAVLPQQGPPHDHGEEDRPEIDRGQLRGLLLESLTAGSVRWDRAVSGVTPLGDGTARLHFGDGGSEEFDLVVGADGAWSRVRPALSQAVPGYTGVVFVEAGFDDCDTRHAGLARLVGAGTMVARAGAGVLFAQRNSNGHIRLYAAFRAPEDWHRAAGVELGDTAAVRAHLLTLFDGWDERLLGFLRDNDGGFVHRPLFTLPAPHTWEHVPGVTLLGDAAHLMPPLGLGANLALLDGAELAHALVTASDVDEAVRAYESVMLPRSGEAAEDCAEGLDHLLPPAAA